In Capsicum annuum cultivar UCD-10X-F1 chromosome 11, UCD10Xv1.1, whole genome shotgun sequence, one genomic interval encodes:
- the LOC107847492 gene encoding uncharacterized protein LOC107847492 isoform X1 — MANGSRMKREFAMMMKAQSGWDIGVGTKRSTRSPQVSQNKDGNVKDSAKKRKKEVKNGESNEDLVNSKDENVVLMSEDLSKSKEVGVGEELEGGNVVLMNEELPKSKVVGVEELEGGDGGDKSGENVVMVSDELSNSKVFGEELEENVVLMSEDLPSSKVEVGGEELEEFERDGIVKRDENVVLMNEELSKSKVVVEELESDGGVKTDGNVVLLSDELSKTKVVVGEEELESGDGGVKGAENVVPMSDDLAKSKVVGGEEELEGDGGVKRGENVVLLSEEEEPKSDVVDCTSEDEKKEKMDVDVVGCGEEGNAKTEMDKTAKANDGFDEAMADVVVPELAVTAQGDGEDEQKCGDGGKSEMGKTGKASDCVVGAMPEVVPELAVTVEGGEEDVQKCGDDTMAEVAKTGKTSDCIVGAMPEIVPELAVTAEDDGKDEQKVLLQTPARRFTRSALKIEGDAKVSQCDTVKVDEVHETDPAGTMSAPAKLELKMSKKVALNKNPSKLKDLLETGLLEGLTVRYIRGSKGRGRPSKGLHGEIRGLGILCFCDNCRGTSVVTPNQFELHAHSANKRPPEYIYLDNGKSLRDVLSLCKDVPSDELEIVIKNAIGTADANLVASASKTAQEIKSTSGQSSEASSRPTSSVSATKLTDRMPSGSGSHSKAHGKLTRKDLRMHKLVFEDDALPDGTALAYYVRGQKLLEGYKKGHGIYCLCCDTEVSPSQFEAHAGCASRRKPYLYIYTSNGVSLHELSIKLSKERRSSAEENDDLCSICADGGDLLCCDNCPRAFHAECIFLPSIPSGTWYCKYCENMFAKERFVENNANAIAAGRVAGIDAIEQITKRCIRIVETLETEVTVCVLCRDKDFSKSGFGPRTVIICDQCEKEYHVGCLKEHNIDDLQELPKDKWFCCTDCNRIHFALEKLVSDGEQNIPESLLKVLKEKNEGKDPENNSTLDIKWRLLSGKMSSEETRVWLSSAVSIFHEQFDPIADASTSRLDLIPHMVYGRNFKDQDYGGMFCAILLVNSLVVSAGIIRIFGKEVAELPLVATSAKCQGQGYFQSLFSCMENLLQSLNVEKLVLPSAEEAKSIWTNRFNFTKITEEQLKDYRKNYQMMVFSGTSMLQKQVGGSQCDNY, encoded by the exons ATGGCAAATGGTTCTAGGATGAAGCGTGAATTTGCGATGATGATGAAGGCACAATCAGGTTGGGATATAGGTGTAGGTACAAAGAGGAGTACAAGGTCGCCACAGGTGAGTCAGAATAAGGATGGGAATGTTAAGGATTCGGcgaaaaagaggaagaaagagGTGAAAAATGGTGAGAGCAATGAGGATTTGGTGAATTCGAAGGATGAAAATGTGGTTTTGATGAGCGAGGATTTGTCAAAATCGAAGGAGGTTGGTGTTGGTGAGGAATTGGAGGGGGGAAATGTGGTTTTGATGAATGAGGAGTTGCCGAAATCGAAGGTTGTTGGCGTGGAGGAGTTGGAGGGTGGTGATGGAGGGGATAAAAGTGGTGAAAATGTGGTTATGGTGAGTGATGAGTTGTCGAATTCGAAGGTGTTTGGTGAGGAATTGGAGGAAAATGTGGTTTTGATGAGTGAGGATTTACCGAGTTCGAAGGTTGAGGTTGGTGGTGAGGAATTGGAGGAGTTTGAAAGAGATGGAATTGTGAAGAGGGATGAAAATGTGGTTTTGATGAATGAGGAGTTGTCGAAATCGAAGGTTGTTGTTGAGGAGTTGGAGAGTGATGGAGGGGTTAAAACGGATGGAAATGTGGTTTTGTTGAGTGATGAGTTGTCGAAGACGAAGGTTGTTGTTGGCGAGGAGGAGTTGGAAAGTGGTGACGGAGGGGTTAAAGGGGCTGAAAATGTGGTTCCGATGAGTGATGATTTGGCGAAATCGAAGGTTGTTGGTGGTGAGGAGGAGTTAGAGGGTGATGGAGGGGTTAAAAGGGGTGaaaatgtggttttgttgagTGAAGAGGAGGAGCCGAAGAGCGATGTGGTGGATTGTACGAGTGAGgatgagaagaaagagaagaTGGATGTAGACGTTGTTGGGTGTGGAGAAGAAGGGAATGCTAAGACTGAAATGGATAAAACAGCGAAAGCGAATGATGGTTTTGATGAAGCAATGGCTGATGTTGTTGTTCCTGAATTAGCTGTTACTGCTCAGGGTGATGGTGAAGACGAGCAAAAATGTGGAGATGGTGGTAAGAGTGAAATGGGTAAAACAGGGAAGGCGAGTGATTGCGTTGTTGGAGCAATGCCGGAAGTTGTTCCTGAATTAGCTGTTACTGTTGAGGGTGGTGAAGAAGATGTACAAAAATGTGGAGATGATACGATGGCTGAAGTGGCTAAAACAGGGAAGACTAGTGATTGCATTGTTGGAGCAATGCCTGAAATTGTTCCTGAATTAGCTGTTACTGCTGAGGATGACGGTAAAGATGAGCAAAAGGTGTTGTTGCAGACGCCTGCGAGGCGGTTTACTAGGTCTGCTTTGAAAATAGAAGGGGATGCTAAGGTATCTCAGTGCGATACTGTTAAGGTTGATGAGGTTCATGAAACTGATCCTGCAGGAACTATGTCTGCCCCTGcaaagttggagttgaagatgtcCAAGAAGGTTGCACTGAATAAAAATCCCTcaaagttgaaagatcttcttgaaaCAGGTTTGCTGGAGGGTTTAACTGTTCGCTACATTCGTGGCTCAAAG gGGAGAGGGCGTCCTTCAAAAGGACTTCACGGAGAGATTAGAGGGTTAGGAATATTGTGCTTCTGTGATAACTGTCGTGGGACATCT GTTGTTACACCAAATCAATTTGAGCTCCATGCGCACAGTGCCAACAAACGTCCACCAGAATACATCTACTTGGATAATGGAAAATCTCTGAGGGATGTATTAAGTTTGTGTAAAGATGTTCCTTCTGATGAACTGGAAATAGTGATAAAAAATGCCATTGGGACTGCAGACGCCAACTTAGTTGCTTCAGCAAGCAAGACTGCGCAGGAGATTAAATCTACCTCTGGGCAAAGTAGTGAAGCTAGCAGCAG GCCCACTTCATCTGTGTCTGCTACAAAGTTGACCGATCGAATGCCCTCGGGCAGTGGAAGTCATAGCAAAGCTCACGGAAAGTTAACTAGAAA GGACCTGCGCATGCACAAACTTGTATTCGAGGATGATGCACTTCCTGATGGAACTGCATTAGCATATTATGTCCGTGGACAG AAACTGCTCGAGGGTTATAAGAAAGGTCATGGAATTTACTGCTTATGTTGCGATACTGAG GTCAGCCCTTCACAGTTTGAGGCTCATGCAGGTTGCGCTTCACGTCGGAAGCC TTATTTGTACATATATACTTCCAACGGAGTGTCTCTGCATGAGTTGTCTATTAAACTTTCAAAAGAACGAAGGTCTTCAGCTGAGGAAAATGATGATCTCTGCTCTATATGTGCTGATGGAGGGGACCTCCTGTGCTGTGACAATTGTCCAAGAGCTTTTCATGCAG AGTGTATTTTTTTGCCAAGTATTCCCTCGGGTACCTGGTATTGTAAATACTGTGAAAATATGTTTGCAAAAGAAAGATTCGTTGAGAATAATGCTAATGCTATAGCTGCTGGGAGGGTTGCTGGAATTGATGCCATCGAGCAGATAACAAAACGATGCATTCGGATTGTGGAAACTTTAGAGACTGAAGTTACTGTTTGTGTACTCTGCAG GGATAAGGATTTCAGCAAATCAGGATTTGGCCCACGGACAGTAATTATTTGTGATCAG TGTGAGAAGGAGTATCATGTTGGGTGTTTGAAGGAGCACAACATAGATGACTTACAG GAATTGCCAAAAGATAAGTGGTTTTGCTGCACAGATTGCAATAGAATTCACTTTGCTCTGGAAAAGCTGGTATCAGATGGAGAACAGAACATTCCTGAGTCTCTGTTGAAAGTCTTGAAGGAAAAGAACGAAGGAAAAGATCCAGAGAATAACTCCACTCTTGACATTAAATGGCGTCTGCTAAGTGGAAAAATGTCATCTGAAGAAACAAGGGTCTGGCTTTCCAGTGCTGTTTCAATTTTCCAT GAACAATTTGACCCAATTGCTGATGCAAGTACTAGCCGTCTAGATTTGATCCCGCACATGGTCTATGG AAGGAATTTCAAGGACCAAGATTATGGAGGGATGTTCTGCGCAATATTATTGGTCAA TTCATTGGTTGTTTCAGCTGGCATTATTCGTATTTTTGGGAAGGAAGTGGCAGAGCTCCCTTTAGTTGCAACAAGTGCTAAATGTCAAGGACAG GGTTACTTTCAATCTCTGTTTTCTTGTATGGAGAACCTTTTGCAATCCCTGAATGTAGAAAAACTTGTACTCCCCTCAGCAGAAGAGGCAAAGTCAATCTGGACAAATAGATTTAACTTTACGAAGATCACAGAAGAACAG CTGAAGGACTATCGGAAAAATTACCAGATGATGGTTTTCTCCGGAACATCCATGCTGCAGAAGCAAGTCGGGGGTTCTCAGTGTGATAATTATTAA
- the LOC107847492 gene encoding uncharacterized protein LOC107847492 isoform X2: MKREFAMMMKAQSGWDIGVGTKRSTRSPQVSQNKDGNVKDSAKKRKKEVKNGESNEDLVNSKDENVVLMSEDLSKSKEVGVGEELEGGNVVLMNEELPKSKVVGVEELEGGDGGDKSGENVVMVSDELSNSKVFGEELEENVVLMSEDLPSSKVEVGGEELEEFERDGIVKRDENVVLMNEELSKSKVVVEELESDGGVKTDGNVVLLSDELSKTKVVVGEEELESGDGGVKGAENVVPMSDDLAKSKVVGGEEELEGDGGVKRGENVVLLSEEEEPKSDVVDCTSEDEKKEKMDVDVVGCGEEGNAKTEMDKTAKANDGFDEAMADVVVPELAVTAQGDGEDEQKCGDGGKSEMGKTGKASDCVVGAMPEVVPELAVTVEGGEEDVQKCGDDTMAEVAKTGKTSDCIVGAMPEIVPELAVTAEDDGKDEQKVLLQTPARRFTRSALKIEGDAKVSQCDTVKVDEVHETDPAGTMSAPAKLELKMSKKVALNKNPSKLKDLLETGLLEGLTVRYIRGSKGRGRPSKGLHGEIRGLGILCFCDNCRGTSVVTPNQFELHAHSANKRPPEYIYLDNGKSLRDVLSLCKDVPSDELEIVIKNAIGTADANLVASASKTAQEIKSTSGQSSEASSRPTSSVSATKLTDRMPSGSGSHSKAHGKLTRKDLRMHKLVFEDDALPDGTALAYYVRGQKLLEGYKKGHGIYCLCCDTEVSPSQFEAHAGCASRRKPYLYIYTSNGVSLHELSIKLSKERRSSAEENDDLCSICADGGDLLCCDNCPRAFHAECIFLPSIPSGTWYCKYCENMFAKERFVENNANAIAAGRVAGIDAIEQITKRCIRIVETLETEVTVCVLCRDKDFSKSGFGPRTVIICDQCEKEYHVGCLKEHNIDDLQELPKDKWFCCTDCNRIHFALEKLVSDGEQNIPESLLKVLKEKNEGKDPENNSTLDIKWRLLSGKMSSEETRVWLSSAVSIFHEQFDPIADASTSRLDLIPHMVYGRNFKDQDYGGMFCAILLVNSLVVSAGIIRIFGKEVAELPLVATSAKCQGQGYFQSLFSCMENLLQSLNVEKLVLPSAEEAKSIWTNRFNFTKITEEQLKDYRKNYQMMVFSGTSMLQKQVGGSQCDNY, translated from the exons ATGAAGCGTGAATTTGCGATGATGATGAAGGCACAATCAGGTTGGGATATAGGTGTAGGTACAAAGAGGAGTACAAGGTCGCCACAGGTGAGTCAGAATAAGGATGGGAATGTTAAGGATTCGGcgaaaaagaggaagaaagagGTGAAAAATGGTGAGAGCAATGAGGATTTGGTGAATTCGAAGGATGAAAATGTGGTTTTGATGAGCGAGGATTTGTCAAAATCGAAGGAGGTTGGTGTTGGTGAGGAATTGGAGGGGGGAAATGTGGTTTTGATGAATGAGGAGTTGCCGAAATCGAAGGTTGTTGGCGTGGAGGAGTTGGAGGGTGGTGATGGAGGGGATAAAAGTGGTGAAAATGTGGTTATGGTGAGTGATGAGTTGTCGAATTCGAAGGTGTTTGGTGAGGAATTGGAGGAAAATGTGGTTTTGATGAGTGAGGATTTACCGAGTTCGAAGGTTGAGGTTGGTGGTGAGGAATTGGAGGAGTTTGAAAGAGATGGAATTGTGAAGAGGGATGAAAATGTGGTTTTGATGAATGAGGAGTTGTCGAAATCGAAGGTTGTTGTTGAGGAGTTGGAGAGTGATGGAGGGGTTAAAACGGATGGAAATGTGGTTTTGTTGAGTGATGAGTTGTCGAAGACGAAGGTTGTTGTTGGCGAGGAGGAGTTGGAAAGTGGTGACGGAGGGGTTAAAGGGGCTGAAAATGTGGTTCCGATGAGTGATGATTTGGCGAAATCGAAGGTTGTTGGTGGTGAGGAGGAGTTAGAGGGTGATGGAGGGGTTAAAAGGGGTGaaaatgtggttttgttgagTGAAGAGGAGGAGCCGAAGAGCGATGTGGTGGATTGTACGAGTGAGgatgagaagaaagagaagaTGGATGTAGACGTTGTTGGGTGTGGAGAAGAAGGGAATGCTAAGACTGAAATGGATAAAACAGCGAAAGCGAATGATGGTTTTGATGAAGCAATGGCTGATGTTGTTGTTCCTGAATTAGCTGTTACTGCTCAGGGTGATGGTGAAGACGAGCAAAAATGTGGAGATGGTGGTAAGAGTGAAATGGGTAAAACAGGGAAGGCGAGTGATTGCGTTGTTGGAGCAATGCCGGAAGTTGTTCCTGAATTAGCTGTTACTGTTGAGGGTGGTGAAGAAGATGTACAAAAATGTGGAGATGATACGATGGCTGAAGTGGCTAAAACAGGGAAGACTAGTGATTGCATTGTTGGAGCAATGCCTGAAATTGTTCCTGAATTAGCTGTTACTGCTGAGGATGACGGTAAAGATGAGCAAAAGGTGTTGTTGCAGACGCCTGCGAGGCGGTTTACTAGGTCTGCTTTGAAAATAGAAGGGGATGCTAAGGTATCTCAGTGCGATACTGTTAAGGTTGATGAGGTTCATGAAACTGATCCTGCAGGAACTATGTCTGCCCCTGcaaagttggagttgaagatgtcCAAGAAGGTTGCACTGAATAAAAATCCCTcaaagttgaaagatcttcttgaaaCAGGTTTGCTGGAGGGTTTAACTGTTCGCTACATTCGTGGCTCAAAG gGGAGAGGGCGTCCTTCAAAAGGACTTCACGGAGAGATTAGAGGGTTAGGAATATTGTGCTTCTGTGATAACTGTCGTGGGACATCT GTTGTTACACCAAATCAATTTGAGCTCCATGCGCACAGTGCCAACAAACGTCCACCAGAATACATCTACTTGGATAATGGAAAATCTCTGAGGGATGTATTAAGTTTGTGTAAAGATGTTCCTTCTGATGAACTGGAAATAGTGATAAAAAATGCCATTGGGACTGCAGACGCCAACTTAGTTGCTTCAGCAAGCAAGACTGCGCAGGAGATTAAATCTACCTCTGGGCAAAGTAGTGAAGCTAGCAGCAG GCCCACTTCATCTGTGTCTGCTACAAAGTTGACCGATCGAATGCCCTCGGGCAGTGGAAGTCATAGCAAAGCTCACGGAAAGTTAACTAGAAA GGACCTGCGCATGCACAAACTTGTATTCGAGGATGATGCACTTCCTGATGGAACTGCATTAGCATATTATGTCCGTGGACAG AAACTGCTCGAGGGTTATAAGAAAGGTCATGGAATTTACTGCTTATGTTGCGATACTGAG GTCAGCCCTTCACAGTTTGAGGCTCATGCAGGTTGCGCTTCACGTCGGAAGCC TTATTTGTACATATATACTTCCAACGGAGTGTCTCTGCATGAGTTGTCTATTAAACTTTCAAAAGAACGAAGGTCTTCAGCTGAGGAAAATGATGATCTCTGCTCTATATGTGCTGATGGAGGGGACCTCCTGTGCTGTGACAATTGTCCAAGAGCTTTTCATGCAG AGTGTATTTTTTTGCCAAGTATTCCCTCGGGTACCTGGTATTGTAAATACTGTGAAAATATGTTTGCAAAAGAAAGATTCGTTGAGAATAATGCTAATGCTATAGCTGCTGGGAGGGTTGCTGGAATTGATGCCATCGAGCAGATAACAAAACGATGCATTCGGATTGTGGAAACTTTAGAGACTGAAGTTACTGTTTGTGTACTCTGCAG GGATAAGGATTTCAGCAAATCAGGATTTGGCCCACGGACAGTAATTATTTGTGATCAG TGTGAGAAGGAGTATCATGTTGGGTGTTTGAAGGAGCACAACATAGATGACTTACAG GAATTGCCAAAAGATAAGTGGTTTTGCTGCACAGATTGCAATAGAATTCACTTTGCTCTGGAAAAGCTGGTATCAGATGGAGAACAGAACATTCCTGAGTCTCTGTTGAAAGTCTTGAAGGAAAAGAACGAAGGAAAAGATCCAGAGAATAACTCCACTCTTGACATTAAATGGCGTCTGCTAAGTGGAAAAATGTCATCTGAAGAAACAAGGGTCTGGCTTTCCAGTGCTGTTTCAATTTTCCAT GAACAATTTGACCCAATTGCTGATGCAAGTACTAGCCGTCTAGATTTGATCCCGCACATGGTCTATGG AAGGAATTTCAAGGACCAAGATTATGGAGGGATGTTCTGCGCAATATTATTGGTCAA TTCATTGGTTGTTTCAGCTGGCATTATTCGTATTTTTGGGAAGGAAGTGGCAGAGCTCCCTTTAGTTGCAACAAGTGCTAAATGTCAAGGACAG GGTTACTTTCAATCTCTGTTTTCTTGTATGGAGAACCTTTTGCAATCCCTGAATGTAGAAAAACTTGTACTCCCCTCAGCAGAAGAGGCAAAGTCAATCTGGACAAATAGATTTAACTTTACGAAGATCACAGAAGAACAG CTGAAGGACTATCGGAAAAATTACCAGATGATGGTTTTCTCCGGAACATCCATGCTGCAGAAGCAAGTCGGGGGTTCTCAGTGTGATAATTATTAA
- the LOC107848394 gene encoding cyclin-dependent kinases regulatory subunit 1, which yields MGQIQYSEKYFDDTYEYRHVVLPPDVAKLLPKNRLLSENEWRAIGVQQSRGWVHYAIHRPEPHIMLFRRPLNYQQQQDNQAQQALLAK from the exons ATGGGGCAGATCCAGTATTCTGAGAAGTATTTTGATGATACCTATGAGTACAG GCATGTTGTTCTTCCTCCTGATGTTGCGAAATTGCTTCCTAAGAATCGTCTTCTCTCTGAA AATGAGTGGAGGGCAATTGGAGTTCAGCAGAGCAGGGGATGGGTGCACTATGCTATTCACCGACCAGAGCCACATATCATGCTCTTCAGGAGGCCACTGAACTATCAGCAGCAACAAGACAACCAGGCTCAGCAAGCTCTGCTTGCCAAGTGA